The segment aattttttgcATGGTGACTTTctaatttttcatatatatataaaataaaaaaaatatatacatatatatatatatatatatatatatatataactatCTTAAATTGTTCTAATATTCATTAAAAGTGTTCtcttttgttttgtttaatttattttttttttcattaaatatatacatatgaacatatatattaatatatacttgatatataataaaaggataattatatataggtacatatataatacatacataaaaataaataaataaataaatatatacatatatacatatatatatatatatatatatatatatatatattatatatgttaatatataaacatgCTTGCTATAGGAGAGAATTTGTccacattttttttttttgatttgcttatatttcatttttatgatgCTAATTCCTTTGCTgcaataattttttcttgtcCACAAGCTGAAAGAACACTAACCAAAACTGATTTTCCATTGTCGAATAAATTACGTATTTGTTTAGCTACTTCATCTAAATTTCCTTCTGTATCTTTTGGTAAACTTAAATCATCTTTCGTATCTCcattatcatataaaagaGATACAAAACCATCTTCTGTAATGTCAATTAATTGTAATTCAGTTCTTTTTACAACAGGCACATCCATATTATGAGATGTTGGACATATATCTTCATATTTCCTTCCtgtaaatatatctatacCTACAATGTGTGCTTTGGCATGACCATGCTTTCCTGTTTTTGATGTGGAATAATCAACCACCTTACATGGATGCTCTTTTAACATTACATGaccatttttttttattgcACCTGCTTGCACAGGGTAGGTTTGTGATGCTCCAGCATCAATATTATCGTACATTTCATGATCTGACattttatgttataatatgtaagaaaattaaaaaaaattttaaaaattaaaaaaaaaaatttagaaaattaaaaaaatgtatttttaagaaaataaaaaaaatatataagaaaataataatgtaataaagtaaaaaaaaaaataagaaaatatttcaaagtcaaaataaataaataaataaataaatatatatatatatatatatatatatatatatatatatatatataaatatatatactcaaaatattaaattatttaatatttctttttaataattaaataaataattttatctTCAATTATAAcgaaataaaattttttaaaatttaaataaaatatatatatatattatacatattttttcttcacaaggatatttttttaatatctcaaaaataatagtattaataattacatatttttaaatatatatatatatatatatttttttttttttaatatttattatcaaataattaactattatatatataaaaactagttattttaaaatataaaggaaTTGTAATACGttcaataatatatatatatataatataatattaatgggaaaaggaaaaaaaaaaaaaaatgcataaataatatatattatattattatataaatatatatatatatatatatatatatatataattataatttatttatatatatatgatgtatatattaaaaaatcaaaacatttattattttattatattatatttaagaaaacgaaaaaaaaaaaaaaaataagcatatttattttataattatattgGTATTCAAaaacatttataattaattttttatttttttttctttcatatatatataaatatattatctctctatataatatatattatacatataaatagtataatatatatatatatatatatatattatatatatatgaaaaatattatacatacatatatatatatatcacttattatattttatccATCACCTTTTCCAAGccaatttttttatatctttaaacattaaaatatatcaataacaaaatgaaatacaacttttaaatttgtatattttatttacttcatatttaataatattatttatattatatttatattattattattttttcttttttttttttcccctTGTTTTCCCATTTcaatgatattatatatatataataaataaataaatgactcttatttattatatatatatataaaaataggattatataaaattctCTTCTTTTTTCAACATAAAATTActacaatatatttatatacaacTTAAAATTCgtatattatttacttcatatttaataatatatatattgtttattatttcttttcttttttttttcccccTTGTTTTCCCGTttcaataatattatatatatatatatataataaaaatgactcttatttattttatatatatgaaaatataattgtataaaattcttttcttttttcaaCATGAATTTAccaaaatatatttttatatgttaccatttcttataattataaatacgTACACTTAATTAatccatatattttttcttaccTTCATACCCACATGAAGccataaaatattttacttattccattctttatatataataatattatttctt is part of the Plasmodium reichenowi strain SY57 chromosome 12, whole genome shotgun sequence genome and harbors:
- a CDS encoding eukaryotic translation initiation factor 5A — its product is MSDHEMYDNIDAGASQTYPVQAGAIKKNGHVMLKEHPCKVVDYSTSKTGKHGHAKAHIVGIDIFTGRKYEDICPTSHNMDVPVVKRTELQLIDITEDGFVSLLYDNGDTKDDLSLPKDTEGNLDEVAKQIRNLFDNGKSVLVSVLSACGQEKIIAAKELAS